In Streptomyces puniciscabiei, a single genomic region encodes these proteins:
- a CDS encoding winged helix-turn-helix transcriptional regulator, whose amino-acid sequence MAVSDKRLVDAEALCPYRLVLEHVTSRWGVLVLIELLERPYRFSELRRAISRFGGRGVSEKMLTQTLQTLERDGLVHRDAKPVIPPRVDYSLTALGREAAEQVRSLARWTHDRMGEVEKARRAYDEARDAGSRAS is encoded by the coding sequence ATGGCAGTAAGTGATAAGAGGCTCGTGGACGCCGAGGCGCTGTGTCCCTACCGGCTCGTGTTGGAGCACGTCACCAGCCGCTGGGGCGTCCTCGTCCTCATCGAGCTGCTGGAACGGCCGTACCGGTTCAGCGAGCTGCGCCGGGCGATCAGCCGGTTCGGCGGGCGGGGCGTCAGCGAGAAGATGCTCACCCAGACCCTGCAGACCCTGGAGCGTGACGGCCTGGTCCACCGGGACGCCAAGCCGGTCATCCCGCCCCGCGTCGACTACTCCCTCACCGCCCTCGGCCGTGAGGCGGCGGAGCAGGTGCGCTCCCTCGCCCGGTGGACCCATGACCGCATGGGCGAGGTGGAGAAGGCCCGCCGGGCGTACGACGAGGCCCGGGACGCCGGGTCCCGGGCCTCGTAG
- a CDS encoding SDR family oxidoreductase yields MSIVVTGATGHLGRHVVEQLLEKVPAEQITAVVRDEAKAADFAARGVKLAVADYNAPETFDGLFAAGDKVLLISGNEFDKGRVRQHQVVIDAAKAAGVALLAYTSAPGSLTAALADDHRATEEVLLTAGLPYTLLRNGWYHENYTENLAPVLEHGAVVQAAGDGRVSSAARADYAAAAVAVLTGEGHENRTYELGGDEAWSFAEYAAELSRQTGKEIAYSPVSVEALAGILTGAGLPGPLAAILAGVDASIEKGELVVSSGDLSRLIGRPTTPLADAVSAALKG; encoded by the coding sequence ATGAGCATCGTCGTCACCGGCGCCACCGGACACCTCGGCCGACACGTCGTGGAACAGCTGCTGGAGAAGGTTCCGGCGGAACAGATCACCGCCGTCGTGCGCGACGAGGCGAAGGCCGCCGACTTCGCCGCCCGCGGGGTCAAGCTGGCCGTCGCCGACTACAACGCGCCCGAGACCTTCGACGGCCTGTTCGCCGCCGGCGACAAGGTCCTGCTGATCTCCGGCAACGAGTTCGACAAGGGCAGGGTGCGGCAGCACCAGGTCGTCATCGACGCCGCGAAGGCCGCCGGCGTGGCCCTGCTCGCCTACACCAGCGCCCCCGGCAGCCTCACCGCCGCCCTCGCGGACGACCACCGGGCGACGGAGGAGGTGCTGCTCACCGCCGGCCTGCCGTACACGCTGCTGCGCAACGGCTGGTACCACGAGAACTACACCGAGAACCTGGCCCCGGTGCTGGAGCACGGCGCGGTCGTCCAGGCCGCCGGCGACGGCCGGGTCTCCTCGGCCGCCCGCGCCGACTACGCCGCCGCCGCGGTCGCGGTGCTGACCGGCGAGGGCCACGAGAACAGGACGTACGAGCTGGGCGGCGACGAGGCGTGGAGCTTCGCCGAGTACGCGGCCGAGCTCAGCCGGCAGACCGGCAAGGAGATCGCCTACAGCCCCGTCTCCGTCGAGGCCCTCGCCGGCATCCTGACCGGCGCCGGGCTGCCCGGGCCGCTGGCCGCGATCCTGGCCGGTGTGGACGCCTCGATCGAGAAGGGTGAGCTGGTGGTCTCCTCCGGGGACCTGTCGCGGCTGATCGGCCGTCCCACCACCCCGCTGGCGGACGCGGTCAGCGCCGCGCTCAAGGGCTGA
- the rarD gene encoding EamA family transporter RarD, whose protein sequence is MAGKSKGEHRIGLLNGFAAYGMWGLVPLFWPLLKPAGALEILAHRMVWSLAVVAVALLFVRRWTWAGELLRRPRRLGLVAVAAAVITVNWGVYIWAVNSGHVVEASLGYFINPLVTIAMGVLLLKERLRPAQWAAVATGFAAVVVLTVGYGRPPWISLVLAFSFATYGLVKKKVALGGLESLAAETAIQFLPALGYLLWLGAHGDTSFLNDGPGHAVLLASTGLVTALPLVCFGAAAIRVPLSTLGLLQYLAPVFQFLLGILYFHEAMPPERWAGFALVWLALMLLTGDALRSARRTRASLVVARGERAESAPVET, encoded by the coding sequence GTGGCCGGAAAGTCGAAGGGTGAGCACCGGATAGGCCTGCTGAACGGCTTTGCCGCCTACGGCATGTGGGGCCTGGTGCCCCTGTTCTGGCCTCTGCTGAAGCCCGCCGGGGCGCTGGAGATCCTCGCCCACCGCATGGTGTGGTCCCTGGCCGTCGTCGCCGTCGCCCTGCTCTTCGTACGGCGCTGGACGTGGGCGGGCGAGCTGCTGCGCCGACCGCGGCGGCTCGGGCTCGTCGCCGTGGCCGCCGCCGTCATCACCGTGAACTGGGGCGTGTACATCTGGGCCGTCAACTCCGGCCATGTGGTCGAGGCCTCCCTCGGGTACTTCATCAACCCGCTGGTGACCATCGCGATGGGCGTACTGCTGCTGAAGGAGCGGCTGCGGCCCGCACAGTGGGCGGCAGTCGCGACCGGCTTCGCCGCCGTCGTCGTGCTGACCGTCGGCTACGGCCGCCCGCCGTGGATCTCGCTCGTCCTCGCGTTCTCCTTCGCCACCTACGGCCTGGTCAAGAAGAAGGTCGCCCTCGGCGGCCTGGAGTCGCTGGCCGCCGAGACCGCGATCCAGTTCCTGCCCGCGCTCGGCTACCTGCTGTGGCTCGGCGCGCACGGCGACACGAGCTTCCTGAACGACGGCCCCGGGCACGCCGTCCTCCTCGCCTCCACCGGCCTGGTCACCGCCCTGCCCCTGGTCTGCTTCGGCGCGGCGGCGATCCGCGTCCCCCTCTCCACGCTGGGCCTGCTGCAGTACCTGGCGCCCGTCTTCCAGTTCCTGCTCGGCATCCTCTACTTCCACGAGGCCATGCCGCCCGAGCGCTGGGCCGGGTTCGCGCTGGTCTGGCTGGCGCTGATGCTGCTCACGGGCGACGCGCTGCGCTCCGCGAGGCGGACCCGGGCATCGCTGGTGGTGGCACGGGGCGAGCGGGCGGAGTCGGCGCCGGTGGAGACCTGA
- a CDS encoding VOC family protein — protein MSTQTPAPLHWKLVIDAADPHAQADFWAAALHYTPEDNSALVERLLSLGALPGAATVEYHGRPAFRDLIAVRHPDDPYDPETGTGLGRRLLFQRVPEPKTAKNRLHLDLHAGGGRRADEVARLQALGARVLREVKEPAGEWVLMADPEGNEFCVQ, from the coding sequence ATGTCGACGCAGACGCCCGCACCCCTGCACTGGAAGCTCGTCATCGACGCGGCCGACCCGCACGCCCAGGCCGACTTCTGGGCCGCCGCGCTGCACTACACACCCGAGGACAACAGCGCCCTGGTCGAACGGCTGCTGTCCCTCGGCGCGCTGCCCGGAGCGGCCACGGTGGAGTACCACGGCCGGCCCGCCTTCCGTGACCTGATCGCCGTACGGCACCCCGACGACCCGTACGACCCGGAGACCGGCACCGGGCTCGGGCGGCGGCTGCTGTTCCAGCGCGTGCCGGAGCCGAAGACCGCCAAGAACCGGCTGCACCTCGACCTGCACGCCGGCGGGGGCAGGCGCGCGGACGAGGTGGCCCGGCTCCAGGCGCTGGGCGCGCGGGTGCTGCGCGAGGTGAAGGAGCCCGCCGGCGAGTGGGTACTGATGGCGGACCCGGAGGGCAACGAGTTCTGCGTGCAGTAG